The Hahella sp. HNIBRBA332 genome window below encodes:
- a CDS encoding LysR family transcriptional regulator produces MLKSLNFKHLYYFWVIAREGSLVAASKELNLAPQTLSGQLSSLEESLGGLLFNRKGRRMTLTQLGRLVLSYADDMFRVAGELQQVALLVTSGRSISLAVGISASIHKLFAYRMLEPALHLDREVKLSCRSGTVEHLVQELLSYRLDIVLADRLPPLQRDSQTHWRELESSSISLFAKPDLARTLRKNFPLSLDGQPLLASTLESPYFQHLMRWLGDHGVKPVIKAEIDDSALVKVFGARGLGVFAAPTVIREEVLRQYQVELVGSIEAVTERLYAVTRSARSGNPAVEAICLRRSAS; encoded by the coding sequence ATGCTGAAATCGCTGAACTTTAAACATCTTTATTACTTCTGGGTGATCGCGCGGGAGGGTTCGCTGGTCGCCGCCAGCAAGGAACTCAATCTGGCGCCGCAGACTCTCAGTGGGCAGTTGTCTTCCCTTGAGGAGTCACTGGGAGGCTTGTTGTTCAATCGTAAGGGGCGGCGTATGACGTTGACCCAGCTTGGACGATTGGTGCTCAGTTACGCTGACGATATGTTTCGGGTGGCTGGCGAGCTGCAACAGGTCGCGCTGCTGGTGACCAGCGGTCGCTCCATCAGTCTGGCGGTGGGCATTTCCGCTTCGATCCATAAACTGTTCGCCTATCGCATGTTGGAACCGGCCCTGCATCTGGATCGGGAGGTAAAGCTCTCGTGTCGCTCGGGGACCGTTGAGCATCTGGTGCAGGAGTTGTTGAGTTATCGCCTGGATATTGTGCTGGCGGACCGCCTGCCGCCGCTGCAGCGAGACAGCCAGACCCACTGGCGCGAGCTGGAAAGCTCCAGCATCAGCCTGTTCGCCAAGCCTGACCTGGCGCGTACTTTGCGCAAAAACTTCCCCCTTAGTCTAGATGGACAGCCATTACTAGCGTCCACTCTGGAATCGCCGTATTTTCAGCATTTGATGCGATGGTTGGGCGATCATGGGGTCAAACCGGTCATCAAGGCGGAAATCGACGATAGTGCGTTGGTCAAAGTGTTCGGCGCTCGCGGTTTGGGCGTATTCGCCGCCCCGACGGTTATTCGCGAGGAAGTATTGCGGCAGTATCAAGTGGAGCTGGTGGGCAGCATTGAAGCTGTGACTGAGCGGCTGTACGCCGTCACGCGCAGCGCTCGCTCCGGTAATCCGGCGGTAGAGGCGATTTGCCTGCGCCGTTCAGCGTCCTGA
- the deoD gene encoding purine-nucleoside phosphorylase: MATPHIAANSGDFADTVLMPGDPLRAKHIAETYLANPVLVNDVRGMLGYTGEYRGRRLSVMGSGMGVPSISIYAHELFTQFNVKNIVRIGSCGSIRDEVKVRDIVIGMGAGTDSLVNRVRLNHYDFAAIADYDLLEPVVNAARRRETRYHVGALFTTDLFYAADPGLTERLSAHGVKAVEMEAAGLYGVAAACGGKALALCTVSDHLLSGERLSPEERRTSFNDMVEIALEAAVSF, encoded by the coding sequence ATGGCCACTCCTCATATTGCCGCTAACTCCGGCGACTTTGCAGATACCGTTTTGATGCCGGGTGATCCGCTCCGCGCCAAACACATCGCGGAGACTTACCTGGCGAACCCCGTGTTGGTGAACGACGTGCGCGGCATGCTGGGCTATACCGGCGAATACCGTGGACGCAGGCTTTCGGTTATGGGGTCAGGCATGGGCGTGCCTTCCATTTCTATCTACGCCCATGAGTTGTTTACCCAGTTCAATGTAAAAAATATCGTTCGCATCGGCTCCTGCGGCTCTATTCGCGATGAGGTGAAAGTACGCGATATCGTTATCGGAATGGGCGCGGGAACGGACTCTTTGGTGAATCGAGTGCGTCTTAATCATTACGATTTCGCCGCCATTGCCGACTACGACTTGCTGGAGCCAGTGGTAAACGCCGCCCGTCGTCGGGAGACGCGATATCATGTTGGCGCTTTGTTCACCACGGATTTATTCTACGCCGCCGACCCCGGCTTAACAGAGCGTCTATCCGCACATGGCGTCAAGGCGGTGGAGATGGAAGCCGCCGGACTCTACGGCGTGGCGGCGGCGTGCGGCGGCAAAGCCCTGGCCCTTTGCACCGTCAGCGACCATCTGTTAAGCGGTGAAAGATTGAGCCCGGAAGAGAGACGCACCAGCTTCAACGACATGGTGGAAATCGCCCTGGAAGCGGCGGTCAGTTTCTAG
- a CDS encoding phosphopentomutase: MSRAILIVLDSFGIGSTADAERFGDAGANTLLHIAEACAAGVCDSQGRAGPLRLPNMNRLGLGKVGEASCGVAAPGLESAPAIIGAYGFAEELSSGKDTPSGHWEIAGVPVLFDWGYFTDKQQSFPRELLDAIVEEAGLPGVLGNVHASGTQIIAELGMEHMATGKPIFYTSADSVVQIACHEDSFGLQRLYELCQITRKHIDPYNIARVIARPFVGASPEDFRRTGARRDFATPPHKPTLLDKLSLAGAQVVAIGKISDIYAGKGVSRSVKADGLCALVEATLTVMNETDSATNEQDTLIFTNLVDFDMLYGHRRDVAGYSRALEDFDTMLPDILGVMTDDDLLILTADHGCDPTWPGSDHTREHIPILMYGKRAPHGFIGARKTFADIGQTLAEYFHLERLDFGESFLAPAAH, from the coding sequence GCCGCTGGCGTTTGCGATAGCCAAGGCAGAGCAGGGCCATTACGGCTTCCCAACATGAATCGGCTGGGTTTGGGCAAGGTTGGAGAAGCCAGTTGCGGCGTCGCGGCGCCAGGCTTGGAATCGGCGCCCGCCATTATTGGCGCTTATGGCTTTGCGGAAGAGCTAAGCTCTGGCAAAGATACGCCTTCCGGGCATTGGGAAATCGCTGGCGTTCCCGTGCTTTTTGATTGGGGCTATTTCACCGATAAGCAGCAAAGTTTCCCGCGGGAGTTGCTTGACGCTATTGTCGAAGAAGCCGGTCTGCCCGGTGTGCTTGGTAACGTTCATGCATCCGGCACCCAGATTATTGCGGAATTGGGCATGGAGCATATGGCCACGGGGAAGCCGATTTTCTATACCAGCGCGGATAGCGTCGTTCAGATCGCCTGCCATGAAGATTCGTTTGGCCTGCAGCGTCTGTATGAGCTTTGCCAAATCACCCGCAAACACATCGACCCTTATAATATCGCCCGCGTTATCGCGCGTCCCTTTGTCGGCGCATCGCCGGAGGATTTTCGCCGCACCGGCGCCCGTCGCGATTTCGCCACGCCCCCGCACAAACCGACGCTGCTGGATAAGCTGAGCCTTGCCGGAGCGCAGGTGGTCGCCATTGGCAAGATCTCCGATATCTATGCCGGCAAAGGCGTCAGTCGTTCGGTCAAGGCGGACGGTTTATGCGCGCTGGTGGAAGCGACGCTGACTGTGATGAACGAGACCGACAGCGCGACGAATGAACAAGACACTTTGATTTTCACCAATCTGGTGGACTTTGACATGCTTTACGGCCACCGTCGCGATGTCGCTGGCTATTCGCGGGCGCTGGAAGATTTCGACACCATGTTGCCGGATATCCTGGGTGTTATGACCGATGACGATCTGCTGATTCTGACGGCGGACCATGGCTGCGATCCTACCTGGCCTGGCAGCGATCATACACGGGAGCATATTCCCATTCTGATGTACGGCAAGCGCGCGCCACATGGCTTTATCGGAGCCAGAAAGACTTTCGCCGATATTGGTCAGACGCTGGCGGAATACTTTCATCTGGAGCGACTGGACTTCGGCGAATCCTTTCTCGCGCCAGCGGCCCATTAA